Genomic segment of Panicum virgatum strain AP13 chromosome 9N, P.virgatum_v5, whole genome shotgun sequence:
TTGTACTAACATTTTGTCTTGGACTTTGCAGATTGAGACAGAAGCTGGCTCCGATGAGGAGTTTGATGAATCAGATTCTGAAGTAAATGGAGAAATAGAGCTCTCAAAAGTCAATGAGATGCGCATCATACCATCGGATCCTGGTCAATGTATCCTTTTTGTGTTAGAGTGTCTAATCAAGGTGTTTGTTTCTTTTAGGACAATGTCTTTTATGTCCGATGCTCCTATATTGGTTTTCATAGttgctgcatttttttttgctgagAATTATATGTATTCATTTTCGTTTatgtacaacaacaacatagtcttttatcccaagcgagttggggtaggctagagacgAAACCCACAAGACACAACAACTATTTTTCATCTTAACCGCATCTAATTTTGTAGATTAGGCATATTGGCCTAGGTTATTTGCAGCATAAACAAATGTGCTTGATATTTTCTAAAATGCCCCATTATCTAGTATAGTTGTTGTGACAATTATTGTTTGTTCTAAATCCTGTCACACCTACAaggaaacaatatttttctgtGCTCCTATCGGCAGTTCAATAGACAACTCTATGCACTATCATTTTATAATTGTACATTTTTTTGTATACTGTCCATGTTATAATTTTTGCAAGGACAATTGATTaagaaaacaacaacaacaacaaagccttttgtcccaagtgagttggggtaggctagagatgaaacccaaaagacacaaaggtcatggttcaggcacgttgatagctagtttccaagcgctcctatccaaaactacatcctcagagatattccaatctttAAGgcctctcttaaccgactcgtcccaagtcagtttaggtctatctTTATCCCTCTTTACCTTATTGACACGCTTAAACACCctactacgcaccggcgcctccggaggtctccgttggacatgtccaaactatCTTAAACCCtaaaagacacaaaggtcatatgttgggtaagtttcttctcaattggtgccacccctactCTTTCCTGAATAACTTCGTtctggactctatccctccttgtgttcccgcaaaaccaccgcaacatccgcatctctgctacactcagttgctggacgaAGACTCGctcacccaccgcattcaatgcgggtggttgaggcgtgctctgccgccgcggtacgcggGGCAggttttgtcaggcctcactgtagaccgcatattaccgagggacacagtgcagccgcatgcaccgcatccgcgcagagcccgtctgccgcattaaatagaTACGACGGCCCGGCACCCTTTAATCATACCGcatacgccgcaagctacacggtccgttcagctacgcggcaggctacgGCAAGCTACGCCGCAGGCtacgccctggcgccgtttcgacaaaaCAGGGCATGACTATGCcagacggaagattcccacgggcaaagCAAGGAAATCTAGGAATAAGgtctccgtcgcctgcaacgccataatgtctgtacagtatgttattttatactacgtcgctgggcccatctgtcggggacccaacggctatgtacactcctcccttgagatataaaagggtagAGTACGTGAAGCCAAGAAAAGGCGAAGCCAGACACAACACAaactcggattcactccgaataATCCCGTtttcaacctcttgagagcacaagcaatacaacacacagtggacgtagggtattacgctccggcggcccgaaccactctaaacctgctgtgttcatcgtgttcttgcatctagattggactaatcctagctacccccgagtactcaccctctgggtttaggcgggtgcactacgccacctggctgtgggtttgcacaccacgacatttggcgcgccaggtaggggagcttTAACTagttttagttcatctcttgttcatctccatggttcgggtggttgagcactctccacacctcaatggggataccatcagggcccatcgctttaccgcCCTTCagcctcttcaaagcctccccgatctctacctcctgaaatCTCCTCACAAAgtgtctgttggtatcgtcaaaagagtcatctagctCAAAGGTAGTGCCCTCATTCTCCCCGTTAAAcagcttgtcgaagtactctcgccATCTGCTCTTGATCTCGTCATCCTTCACTCTGTTGATCAGTTCCATCcttgatgcatttgatttggttgatgtcccgtgtcttccgctcgcggattctagccatcctataaatgtcattCTCCCCTTCATTCGTGCCTAGTCGCTGATACAGGTTatcatacgccttaccttttgctacactcacagctcgctttgcagcccttttcgctaatttatagccctcgatgttggctgcactcttgtcaactCTTGTCAatgtggaggcgcttgaaacattccttcttctccttaatagccctttacacatcgtcattccaccaccaggtgtctttcctttcctgtttgcctcccctactcacgccaagtACCTCTAAGGCAACCTTCTGGACACATGTCATCATTTTCGTTTATGTATTATTCACATAAGTTTTTGTGCATTCTTGTCAAGTTGTCATTGTAATTACTAGTGCTTGAGGTTTACCTTCTTAAAGAATACCTAATTAGGTTATATTTGTTGTTGTGCTGTAAATGCTTTGTTCAACTTGACAGAGGGATTCTATCCTGCAATGGTAATGAATTCGGTTCAATCATGTTTATATGATTCATTTACAAATATATATTGGTTGGCATCAACAGTCTGTGAGGAATGAACATATTTGCCTAATCTAGGAAGGTCATATTAATTTTCCCTATTGATGCCTACCATGAGTAGTTCCAAGTACTCAGTAAAATGCCATATATAAAATATCAGTGTACTGTATCTTAGTAACGAATGAGCATTAGGCAACTTTTGTCAGTGCCAGTTTTACCATGCGAACTACTATGGTCGTTGGTGCAGATATTTATTTGCATTTCGACCTGAATGATTATTCGTATTGGCAACTATGTCAATAAAATGACTTCTGTATAATTTCGTGATCATTCTATGTTGTCTAAATGTCTTGGATCCTTGACATACTTTTCAGTGGACAGACTCTTTGAAGCGTTCTCCCATTGTGCTGAGTTGAACCCTGATCCTAATGCTGGTACATTTTGTATGCCTTTGGGAATAGATGACTATATTCATCGACGATGGTGCACAGGCACCACCCTAGAAAAGTTTTCACTAGTAATCAGCTAAGTTTGACCACTTTAAATAGCTAGTAATGGTAAAGATATAAATGTGTGCACTACCATATATTTCCATCTAGCTTTGCCTCTGTTTGAAAATGTGCTcttttcatgtttttttttcaattgtCAGCGGGTGATGAAGAGAATGGCTGGGTTCATGGTGATGAAGGTGATGAAGATATGACAGATGGTAAACATTCTTTCTGCATTTCTGCTGCAGGTTTTCTGCCAAATCTTGAGCATAACATTTATGTATTTTTTCTGGCATTCAGGAAGCGATGCAGAGTTTTCAGATGTCAACCCAATAGGTCAAACTGATGACCACAACATTACTCATGTTGTAGTTGAGGTAAGTATTGTTTTTAAATACTGTTGGACTTTCCGTTCCTCCTTTTCATGATTAGCTTCAATATGCAATATAATTCTTCATTCGGTGGAGATCTTCGTTCGGTGGAGATAGCAGTTTTGTTTAATCTTTTCTTTTATGAGACAGCACTTCTGTTTAGACTgagttgtaatttcttttttgatGTGGCAACATTAACTAGTCTTTATCTTCCTCTTTGTGACCTATGTCGTTCTTATAAATTTTCCAGcctttaatttgtttaatgtttctTTAGCCTTTGCATTTTCTGCTACCTTATATAGCTTGGGGTTACTGTGACAGAACTGGAGAACAATTTAGCTGTGATATGGTATAGAAAGTTGTGGCACCATTTAACTCAATCACGATCCTATAACCAAAATCGAGTACCCTGGAGGATTTGTTAATTCAACCAGAGCACATCATGTCAAGCCATTTGCAAGTCATGTTTACTGCCATGAAACATGTGAAGGAATATGCCATCCATGAATTTGACCTAAATAATTATCCTAACTGTCAGTTAACTTTTGAAGTTGAAAAACAGACTACAAATTCACACTACTTGATCCGTTAAATCCAGATCCATCTTTCTTTTATTACCCTATATTTGACACGTTCACACAAATGATTTTTGATCTCTATACGTGCAGCTCCAGATAGACGACCAACGTTTTCAGGATGCAGAGGAAGCAGACGAGGAGAGCCACAGAAACGGGCACTAGAAATCATCTTATTACCTCTCAAGGGAACCATGTAATTGGTTCATTGTACATCACCTTCCCCCTGATGCAGCATGGCATGCCATATAGACTTCACTTCTTTTTTACCATTCTCTTTTCCTGATGCGGTGAAATCTTGTGGGCCACCTTGTAAACATGCATCAATGGCAACATATTTGTGAAAAGGTCTTGCTACTGGTCAAGAAACATTTTAGTCGTAGTCTTTGAAGGGCATGCTGAAGGAGATATATAATGGAGACGAAAGAGCTACTCTTGTTTGTTGTACGTGTGGTGTTCCGCAGTACATGCATGATCATCTAGTAACACGGACGATGTTAGAAGTACTATGGTTGATGTGAAATGGGACGCGCAAGATTGTTTATATTGTTAAGCAGCCATTGTTTTGTGTCGTTGACTCATTGTGTCTGAAAATTGTGGTAAGTTTTCTATTGGAGTGTAAATAAACAAAAGCCAATAATAAAAGCTTTTACATATTCTAGGATAATTGTAAGGTGCATGTagggctatgttgttgttgatgtagggCTATGTTCAACGGTCTACACCCATTGAACATATTATCACTCCCCAAACTTGGCATGACTCATTGCGGTATACACCCATGGAACATATTATCGTAGAATTCAACATTATTGCGGTGATGCTCCTATTGTGCAAAGGTTATTCCGCATTTGTGTTAAAAGATGAAATTGAAATCGCATTCTTGTTAGGAATTGTGTCAAATCTTACTAGAATTTTTAGATAAAGGCGCAATAAAGACTAGAGTCGTCAGAAGCAAATGTCATGTATAAGAAGGCGGGGGCATTTTTTTTGCGGTGCAAGGGACTTGTGTTCAGTCCGTTCTTCTCGAGCAACAGAAAGACCTCACGTATTATGATAAGTAGTTTCATTATTTATTTGTGACTTAAGGGTAGATATTGCTAGTTGTCAAGATGTGAAACATATTATATCAGATGATATGCTTATGTTTTGGAGGCAAGCACATGATCGAAAGGATCTGTGCATATGGGGTTCATAGAGATCTTTCTGATCTCAAGATTTAACAACTACACATGTATTTGTCAGCGgtgctttttttttaatttttttttgagccaGGCACTTCATAGGAGAGTCTAATAGAATGTTAATGTGTTGAAAACTTGCGATGGAAATGCAGATGGACTGCCATTTGGTGTCTGTTCTTGTCACCTAAAATTAATTTCACAGAATGATTCATTTGGATCACACGGCATGTAATGGTGCAACAGTTGATTTTGGCAGCTATagcgttttttttttgacacctCTCATCTGGCTACAGCTGTAGCATCTGTTCATACACGCACACACGCACCCCCTACACACGCACACCACACTCACACCACACATGTACAAACAGACCTACAACTACACACAGATATGAAGACCGCGTCCTTCTAGAGATCACTGGAAACCTCCAAGGCTCCGTGTGCGACGGGCGCGTCGCAGTCCCTTTGTGGCACCACGCGTGAGAGGCAATGGAGATTATTAAAGGTACTGAGAACAGTACCTGGTGAGGCACGCGAGTTGCGATTCCCAGGAATCGAACCCGCGCCCGGCCGCTCGCGCACCTGCGAGCGAACCAACTGAGCTATCGCTCGTCCTCGGCAGCTATAGCGTTTAGTTATTCTTATCGAACACGCAGGGGATCTATGTATCCTTGTAGGGATAGAAAAGAAAGAACCGGTCCTCGACCCCCCAAAAGGCAAAATCCAAACACAGGAACACACTGATATGCACACACACCACGCTCAATAGGAAGAGCTTGCCACTCAAACAAGAGAATCTACCAGAAATTTCGCACTCCACTCCTGAAATAGATCTGACTATAGTGTTGAATAGTTGTAGTGATTTAGTCATGCTAATGTTGCACTGATACTGTTGTCATAATAAGTCCGTCTTCCAAATTTGTAACTCGTGATGAGTCATGATGTCTGTAGATTTTATTGTTCAGGAACACTGAAATAAAACAGTTGACAAAAGGATAAATGTTTGAGCATAgctaatataattttttattatgtGAAATCGTGGACTACTTGGTTGCTTGTCCTGTTTGACTTTTGTTGGAATACTTTTTGACTAGCATTCTGTCGATGAGTATCACGAATCATGGAGTGCTGTTGGGACTGTTTTAGTTGATGTTACTTTTTATTATCTTATTCTTTTTTGTATACTGTCTTTAGCACAGTTTGGCAATGGAGGTTTTACTTCTAATAGATGAACCCAGGAAAAATTACTGATTAGGACGTCCTTTGGTTCGAAAAGTAATATGGGTATCTTCTCCTATTTGAAATATGAACTTCATATGGTAATTTAATGAAATCTGTTCTGCTCTTTTTGTTGATCAGGAACAAACACATGGGATTGGTTTGAGTCCCGCATCCACAAGCGGGTGATTGATCTCATCAGCTCCCCTGATGTGGTGAAGATTACCTCCATCACGATCGAGCCTGGCGTTGAGGTCGAGGTGAATATTGTGTTGAAATATTAGGCAATTGCATGATTAAATTccgaaataaataaatcatgagCATGATAAGAT
This window contains:
- the LOC120690688 gene encoding chloride conductance regulatory protein ICln-like, which codes for MVLGLYLFADIAADGAPRLDAAAGEELVRVQRASALALGSRAPEPPGTLFLTTRRVIWVGEGGMGYAVDFIAVSLHAVSRDPEAYPSPCIYTQIETEAGSDEEFDESDSEVNGEIELSKVNEMRIIPSDPGQLDRLFEAFSHCAELNPDPNAAGDEENGWVHGDEGDEDMTDGSDAEFSDVNPIGQTDDHNITHVVVELQIDDQRFQDAEEADEESHRNGH